A portion of the Salminus brasiliensis chromosome 11, fSalBra1.hap2, whole genome shotgun sequence genome contains these proteins:
- the LOC140565613 gene encoding B-cell receptor CD22, translated as MNPVWRLLFLLVTLCLCSLLLAHEKPNVDLKTTSVMEGSCVTIKCTYDTDSSNEMYLLWFKDPVYDSNEKQFNGTIVYSNKPDRPQASEYSNRVQYQGNANSKPGLCTLRINDLQIHDGGNYSFRTIQTSGTLKFISDYVNLTIKDNPCKIHIEPLEKRTVKEGDTVSIQCSTSELCSDYPEWLDVIPEMVSNVTNTGSGKKITQLNLNLIWEDHGRKFLCRPARSTDDCQTRNITLTVEHAPRQTELLANSHNVKEGDHITLTCSTKAYPNASFTWFKNNNLIETSSSNKYYTLNDIKPEHSGEYRCEARNLLGKNSSSIVKISVKYAPKDVRVKAEPSKVKVGDTLELTCLVQDSNPAALYSWYRNNIHLNEQKRTLLITGLKQSHSGWYHCQATNEIGSTNATSTEISVRYAPENTSIQGEHKIKLRSTLNLHCSTNANPCPNNYSWSYKSEDTQRYIVHSQMAQTYQIKNVTIKNAGWYICSAKNVIGTGSKSPEFKVDVLYPPSKPDLIMIQTIRENEMLSIKCTVKSYPMASMTLSRTSRTNTEDVVFTKKESNTLSFSHNVSESHAGEYTCTAENTEGKSYTKQRLKVLYVPKDVQVLLHSGQDLKEKTNLTLTCKAHSEPAVSKYTWMKSSGKENQRKSEELGSAQNLNLYFLTSSNSGHYFCTARNDLGTNTSASVEIRVKYRPKITIIYNLTSLNKWDGKAPVNLTCNADCYPAATGYQWFRKDQEDQTSDPVSSDRTYIVQPQNAATYYCTARNEIGDSISDAVKLFVNGLQIMQIILSVVISIFLFCILIGVILIVHRIILKKRSSDSQSFFFPFITDRFSTVSSLLLLGPQNNTSEHLVMEGEMEPYSHRHNQTASTTQPNTLANRDNLADRPVPNILGDYDVVKSPQAIQETSAMSTMNYANLQNKDNNNPGVNSSDDCTVYAVVSKNNQNTKVVQKDNDDYENVSSVCARKPDFSNINWDSDSSEEEEEVNYSKVTFTVTQQHKPRFTDDGDDSSSDEKERTEYSQIIIR; from the exons ATGAATCCTGTTTGGAGGCTGCTCTTTCTACTGG TCACCTTGTGTTTATGCAGTTTACTGCTAGCACACGAAAAGCCTAATGTGGACTTGAAAACTACTTCAGTAATGGAGGGATCATGTGTCACCATCAAATGCACATATGACACAGATTCTTCGAATGAAATGTATCTGCTCTGGTTTAAAGATCCTGTGTATGATAGCAATGAAAAACAATTTAATGGGACCATTGTATATAGTAACAAACCAGATCGTCCACAGGCTTCTGAGTACTCCAACAGAGTGCAATACCAGGGCAATGCAAATAGTAAACCAGGATTGTGCACACTAAGAATTAATGATCTGCAAATACATGACGGAGGAAATTACAGCTTCAGAACTATACAGACATCAGGAACGTTAAAATTTATAAGTGATTATGTGAACCTCACAATAAAAG ACAACCCTTGCAAGATCCATATTGAGCCACTGGAAAAGAGGACAGTCAAAGAGGGTGACACAGTGTCTATTCAGTGCTCAACATCAGAGCTCTGTTCAGATTATCCTGAATGGCTTGATGTCATTCCTGAAATGGTTTCCAACGTGACAAACACTGGATCAGGGAAAAAAATCACTCAGCTGAACTTAAATTTGATCTGGGAGGATCATGGGAGAAAGTTCTTGTGTCGTCCAGCTAGAAGCACAGATGACTGCCAGACCAGGAATATCACTCTGACAGTGGAAC ATGCACCCAGACAAACTGAATTATTGGCAAACTCTCACAACGTAAAAGAAGGAGATCATATCACTCTCACCTGCTCCACCAAGGCTTATCCTAATGCTTCCTTCACatggtttaaaaacaacaatctaATTGAGACTTCCTCATCCAACAAATACTATACACTGAATGACATAAAACCAGAACATAGCGGAGAATACCGCTGTGAAGCCAGAAACCTTCTGGGGAAGAACTCTTCATCTATTGTCAAAATCAGTGTTAAAT ACGCTCCAAAAGATGTTCGTGTCAAAGCAGAACCAAGCAAGGTCAAAGTAGGAGACACACTCGAACTGACATGTTTGGTGCAGGACAGCAATCCAGCAGCTCTCTATTCCTGGTACAGAAATAATATACATTTGAATGAACAGAAGAGAACTTTACTTATTACAGGACTAAAACAAAGCCATTCCGGATGGTATCACTGTCAGGCCACAAATGAAATAGGGTCTACAAACGCTACCTCAACTGAGATATCTGTGAGGT ATGCTCCAGAAAACACTTCTATTCAAGGTGAACATAAAATAAAGCTGAGATCAACCCTTAACCTCCACTGTTCAACCAATGCCAATCCTTGTCCTAATAATTATTCCTGGTCCTATAAATCGGAAGACACCCAGAGATATATTGTTCATTCACAAATGGCTCAGACGTATCAGATTAAGAATGTgaccattaaaaatgcaggATGGTATATCTGCAGTGCTAAGAATGTTATTGGTACAGGATCAAAATCCCCTGAATTTAAAGTTGATGTACTCT atcCACCAAGTAAACCTGATCTGATCATGATACAGACTATAAGGGAGAATGAAATGCTTTCCATCAAGTGCACTGTAAAAAGCTATCCTATGGCAAGCATGACACTGAGCAGAACCTCTCGCACAAACACAGAAGATGTGGTgtttacaaaaaaagagagCAACACTCTAAGTTTCTCTCATAATGTGTCCGAATCACATGCCGGTGAGTACACCTGCACAGCAGAAAACACTGAAGGAAAATCCTACACAAAACAACGGCTGAAGGTTTTAT ACGTCCCTAAAGATGTTCAAGTACTGCTACATTCAGGACAAGACCTAAAGGAGAAAACCAACCTTACACTCACATGTAAAGCTCATTCTGAGCCTGCTGTGTCCAAGTACACATGGATGAAATCATCTGGGAAGGAGAATCAGAGAAAATCCGAAGAATTGGGATCGGCACAGAATCTAAACCTGTATTTCCTTACCTCATCAAACTCAGGGCATTACTTCTGCACTGCAAGGAATGACCTCGGCACTAACACATCCGCATCAGTAGAGATCAGAGTGAAAT ACCGCCCAAAGATAACGATTATCTATAATTTGACCTCCTTAAATAAGTGGGATGGAAAGGCTCCAGTCAATCTGACTTGCAATGCAGACTGTTATCCTGCAGCTACAGGCTATCAATGGTTCAGGAAGGACCAAGAGGACCAGACCAGTGATCCAGTGTCCAGTGATCGAACCTACATTGTTCAACCACAAAATGCAGCGACTTACTACTGCACTGCAAGAAATGAAATTGGGGACTCTATATCTGATGCAGTAAAACTATTTGTTAATG gacTTCAAATCATGCAAATCATCCTTTCAGTCGTGatctctatttttctcttttgcATTCTGATTGGTGTCATATTAATTGTGCACAG AATCATCTTGAAAAAAAGATCATCAGACAGCCAATCATTTTTCTTCCCATTTATTACAGATCGGTTTTCTACAGTATCAAGCTTACTCTTATTG GGCCCACAGAACAACACTAGCGAACACTTGGTGATGGAGGGAGAAATGGAGCCTTACAGCCACAGACACAACCAGACAGCTTCTACTACACAGCCTAATACCTTGGCCAACAGAGACAACCTAGCAGACAG GCCAGTTCCAAACATTCTGGGAGATTATGACGTTGTAAAGTCACCACAAGCCATTCAG GAGACTTCAGCtatgtccactatgaattatgctaATCTGCAGAACAAGGACAACAATAATCCAGG tGTAAACAGCAGTGATGACTGTACAGTGTACGCTGTAGTTTCAAAAAATAACCAAAACACAAAG GTGGTGCAAAAAGATAATGACGATTATGAGAATGTATCCAGTGTTTGTGCACGAAAGCCAGATTTTTCAAACATAAACTGGGACTCAGACAGtagtgaggaggaagaggaagtgaATTACAGCAAGGTCACCTTCACTGTGACACAACAGCATAAACCACGTTTCACTGATGATGGAGATGATTCCAGTTCTGATGAGAAAGAGAGGACTGAATATTCTCAAATCATAATAAGATAA